The following is a genomic window from Synergistaceae bacterium.
CCAGATAATCCTCGTGGGAGACGTCCAGATGACCGCAGGGTTCGGGAAACAGACATTCCCGATGTCTGCAGGTCCCCCGAAGAAGCTGCTCCCCGCAGGAGGGATGCCGAAAGTTCGCCGTCGGGCCTCCAATATCGTGAATGTATCCCTTAAAGTCCTTCATGCGGCTCAGCGCCTCCACCTCCCGAAGAATCGACCCGTGGCTTCGGGCCTGGACGATCCTCCCCTGATGGGCGTGAATGGCGCAAAAAGCGCAGCTTCCAAAACAGCCTCGATGGCTCGTGACGCTGAATTTCACCTCCGCAAGGGCCGGAACGCCTCCCAAAGCTTCGTAAGCCGGGTGCGCCTCTCTTTGATAGGGAAGATCGTAAATTTCATCCATCTGCTCCTCCGTCAGAGGAAGGGCCGGAGGGAGCTGCACCAGGCATCGGGCGTCGTATCGCTGAACCAGAGTTTTGCCGCGAATGGGATCCTGTTCCTGCGAGGTCAGTCGAAAGGCCTCCGCGAAAGCTCTTTTGTCGGCCCTCACCTGTTCCCAGGAGGGAAGCTCCAGAAAAGGGAGTGAAAGTTCCTCCTCCTCCGCAATATAACAGGTTCCTCGCACTTCCCTCAGAGCGCCGACGGGGAAACCTTCCGCCAGAGCGGCGGCGATCTCAAGAATTGGACGCTCCCCCATTCCATACACCAGCAGGTCGGCCTGGCTGTCAACGAGAATCGAGCGCCGCAGGGCATCGGACCAGTAGTCATAATGCGCAAAACGGCGGAGACCGGCCTCAATTCCTCCGATAATCAGAGGAATATTCCCCCATATTTCACGGATTTTCTGACAGTAGACAATAGTGGCCCGGTCGGGGCGCAATCCACTTCTGCCCCCCGGAGAGTAGGCGTCGGAACTGCGGGTCTTTTTCCCAGCGGTCAGTTTGTTCAGCATCGAGTCCAGATTTCCCGCTCCCACAAGAACGCCCAGCCTCGGACGCCCCAGAGTCGTAAAGGCCCCGGAGACGCGCCAGTCGGGCTGAGAGACGATACCCACCCGATACCCTCGGGATTCCAGCAGACGACCAATGATCGCCATCGCGAAACTCGGATGATCGACGTAGGCGTCGCCGGTTACAAACACAAAATCCGGCTCGCTCCATCCACGCGCCTTCATATCTTCGCGGCAGACGGGTAAAAAGGCGTTCTCCTGCGTTTTTTGCCCGTCACGATCACAGCGATTTTCCATTCCCACAATTCTCCATCAATCAATAAATATCATCAATAAATATCAATGATTAAATATCAATAATAATAGAAGGCTCGAAGGAGAATCTCCCCCGGGCCTTCCCGCAATTTCCTCATGGTCGGGGCGAGAGGATTTGAACCTCCGACCTCCTGGTCCCGAACCAGGCGCGCTCACCAGGCTGCGCTACGCCCCGACAAACGAAAGGCATTCTAGCATTTATACGCGCCGCCGTCAAATCGCTCCCTGCGTCGGCTCGCCCTTACGCATCCTTCATTTTGCCTGTTTTTGGGTGAGCTGCCAGGCCACGTCCACGATCATATCCTCCTGACCGCCGATCATGTGTCTGCGTCCCAGCTCCACCATGATGTCCCGCGGCTCCAGTTTGAACTTTTCGGCGGCGCTGTAAATGTGGAGCAGGAAACTCGAATAGACCCCCGCGTAACCCAGCATCAGCGACCCGGCGTCCACGACCTGAGGGCGCTGCATAACCGACGGCATCACCTGCTGCGCCAGATCCATCAGCCCGTAAAAGTCCAGCCCCGTCTCGCAGCCCATGCGCTGAAGCACCCCGGCCAGGACTTCGAGCTGCGTATTGCCCGCGCCCGCGCCAAGGCCGCACAGGGTGGCATCCACGTACTCCGCTCCCGACTCCAGGGCGGCCAGGGCGTTGGCCACCGCAAGGCTGAGGTTGTTGTGGGCGTGAAAGCCCACCGGAATTTTCACGGCGTTCCTCACGGCATCGATACGCGCTCTCACGTCGTCGGGAAGCAGGTACCCCGCGGAGTCCGCGATGTTGATGTAATCCGAGCCGTAACTTTCCATCTTCTGCGCTTCCAGGGCGATGGCCTCCGGAGGGGACATGTGGGACATCATCAGAAACCCAACCACAAACATGCCCATCTTCTTCGCGGCAATGATATGCTCCGCGGAGACGTCCGCCTCCGTAATGTGCGTCGCCACGCGAACGGCCTTCGCTCCGCAGTCGCAGGCGCGCTTCAGGTTTTCGATGGTTCCGATGCCCGGCAGCAGAAGAACGGTCAGAAGCGCCTTTTTCACCACGGAAGCCGCGGTTTCGAGGAGCTCAAACTCATCGACCTTCGAGAAGCCGTAGGTGTAACTCGCCCCGCCCAGGCCGTCTCCGTGGGAAAGCTCAATGAAGGGGACTCCGCAGCGGTCCAGCCCTCCGGCGATGGCCGTCACCTGCTCCTTCGTGAAACTGTGTTTTACGGCGTGGCTTCCATCCCGCAGGGTAGTATCGACTACGTAAATCTTTCGTCCCTTCAGAGGGACCTTTGTCCCGTCGCTCATCGGGAGCCCTCCTTTCCCAGCATTTTCGCGGCGATCTTTTCAGCCGTCGCCACGGCCGCCGAATTGATGATGTCCAGATTGCCGGAATAAGGAGGAAGGAAGTCTCCCTGCCCCTGCACCTCCACGATCGTCGTGACCTTATCCCCGTCGATCAGGGGCGGAACGCGAAGCCTGTAGCCGGGTACGTACTTCTGAATCTCCGCCACGATCCGGTCGATGGACTCCGTTATTTTTTCGGCGGGCACGTTTTTGTCCCTGGTCCGAACGATGATCGTGTTGGTCATCATCAGAGGCGGCTCCGCGGGGTTCAGCACAATGATCGCCTTGCCCTTTTCCGCGCCTCCCACCTTTTCGATGGCGGAGGCCGTCGTCTCCGTGAACTCGTCGATGTTCGCCCGGGTTCCGGGGCCGGCGCTTTTAGACGAGATACAGGCGACAATTTCCGCGTAAACCGCCCCAGCTGCGCGTTCTACCGC
Proteins encoded in this region:
- a CDS encoding YgiQ family radical SAM protein, whose product is MENRCDRDGQKTQENAFLPVCREDMKARGWSEPDFVFVTGDAYVDHPSFAMAIIGRLLESRGYRVGIVSQPDWRVSGAFTTLGRPRLGVLVGAGNLDSMLNKLTAGKKTRSSDAYSPGGRSGLRPDRATIVYCQKIREIWGNIPLIIGGIEAGLRRFAHYDYWSDALRRSILVDSQADLLVYGMGERPILEIAAALAEGFPVGALREVRGTCYIAEEEELSLPFLELPSWEQVRADKRAFAEAFRLTSQEQDPIRGKTLVQRYDARCLVQLPPALPLTEEQMDEIYDLPYQREAHPAYEALGGVPALAEVKFSVTSHRGCFGSCAFCAIHAHQGRIVQARSHGSILREVEALSRMKDFKGYIHDIGGPTANFRHPSCGEQLLRGTCRHRECLFPEPCGHLDVSHEDYLALLEKARSVKGVKKVFVRSGLRYDYLLADRKNGEKFLTELCRHHVSGQLKVAPEHASPAVLRVMRKGGIEQYRRFMELFRTINERLGRKQYLVPYFMTSHPGSGLKEAIDLAQFAAELDFCPEQAQDFIPTPGSLAACMYYTELDPFTGKPVKAARTSRERNMQRALLQHRMPKNRTLVRQALIEAGREDLIETLLGPRGTVGEKKSLIAGGGRRSFSGKRGPAPREGRSRRSGRSRPPSEK
- the dmpG gene encoding 4-hydroxy-2-oxovalerate aldolase, encoding MSDGTKVPLKGRKIYVVDTTLRDGSHAVKHSFTKEQVTAIAGGLDRCGVPFIELSHGDGLGGASYTYGFSKVDEFELLETAASVVKKALLTVLLLPGIGTIENLKRACDCGAKAVRVATHITEADVSAEHIIAAKKMGMFVVGFLMMSHMSPPEAIALEAQKMESYGSDYINIADSAGYLLPDDVRARIDAVRNAVKIPVGFHAHNNLSLAVANALAALESGAEYVDATLCGLGAGAGNTQLEVLAGVLQRMGCETGLDFYGLMDLAQQVMPSVMQRPQVVDAGSLMLGYAGVYSSFLLHIYSAAEKFKLEPRDIMVELGRRHMIGGQEDMIVDVAWQLTQKQAK
- a CDS encoding acetaldehyde dehydrogenase (acetylating), with translation MDRIKVAIIGPGNIGTDLMYKVLRSQYLEMGMMAGIMESEGIRRAASLGVKTSIEGAQAVAREKDVKIVFEATSAAAHQKNAPILKEAGQIAIDLTPAAVGPYCVPCVNLDRLFDVPNVNMVTCGGQATIPVVHAVERAAGAVYAEIVACISSKSAGPGTRANIDEFTETTASAIEKVGGAEKGKAIIVLNPAEPPLMMTNTIIVRTRDKNVPAEKITESIDRIVAEIQKYVPGYRLRVPPLIDGDKVTTIVEVQGQGDFLPPYSGNLDIINSAAVATAEKIAAKMLGKEGSR